The Sedimentibacter sp. zth1 DNA segment AATTTTATAGTTATACTTTGCTTTCTAAAAACATCTTAGACATAACAATTTCTAGATGCTTACTTTTAATAGATATTACATTAATTGCTATAGTATTTTTTAAAAAATTCTCTCCAACATTTTCTTTGAGTGTTTTTTACATTGTACTATGTTCATGTTATATATACATAAAATAAAAAAGTCATTGAAATATTAACATATATTTTCAATGACTTTTTTGATCTGTTATGTCATCTTAACTTAATGACATAGAGTTTTAGCTCTCCTTAAATTTAATTAGCTGTCATATAGTATGATTCTTCAATGGTATAAGACTTGCCTGGAAAACTCCAACTTGATGACTCATCCAAATTAAAGTACTTGCCATAGTTAGGAGTTGGACTTTTTGTCGTATTTGCAGAATCAACAACCAAAAAGTCAGACTTAGAGGTTCCTGTATTCTTATATCCGTAAACAACAACCCAATGCTGATCAGTATCTGAATTTGACACTTCGAAACGTAGTAATACTGGTATTCCTGCATCAATCTTTGTTTTCAATTCAGCAAGTGTTGTTTTGCCTGTATTTAAGGATACTAGCTTAAAAGCACCTAGTCCTCCATAAGTAACTGCAGATGTTACATAGGAGTTATTACAGCTTGGAGGTACCCATCCAAACTGCGTAAACCAATGTGGACTAATCAGTTTTTTTGAATAAAATGTAAGTAGAGCTGCCATAGCAAAAGCCTTACAAGAACTACCATAATTAAAATTCACCGATTTAATTTCCGTACTTGTTTGAGCAAACGGAAGGCTCATATTAGAAATCTTCTTTTCGTTATTCACTACCGATGGTGGAGTAATTACTCTCTTAGAAGTGATAGCTATAGTACCAGGTGTTGACGAAAAATATTCCTTTGTATATTTATTTGTAGTTACAGTACTACTTGCATCCAATAAATTGAATGGAGATTCTACATACTCTTCAAATTTCCAAACTTGATTAGTTTGACTATTCTCAGCTAACCAGAACATTACATCTCCATTGTTTGTAGATGCTGTCAAAAGCTTACTATTGCTAACTAGCTTAATTTTATATAAATTTTGGCTTTCAATATATGGTGCTAAAGTAATCAACTGGTCAGAATCGTTTATAGGTTTGTCCTCATACATGTCACATTTTCCGAAATTAGTAGATCCAATCCAATGATCTAATGAAAATGCTGGTTTATAATTAGACAAAATTTTGGTATTCGTATTACTATTTTTTAACTTCCATCTCTGTGTCATAGCTGTAGATACATTTGTCCAAGTGATTACATTTCTTCCGTTTGCCACTTGATTATTACCATATATATCTAAATATTTAGACAAATTTGCGTAAGACTTAATAAAATATACCTTTCCTGATGAAACTGCCATAATAAAACATCTCCTTTTAATATTAATTTTAAAACACTTAATCGATTAAATTGCTTTATACTATATAAAGACAACTTTGAATTTAAAATTGTAAACTATTTTTTAATAAATTTTTTTATTTCTGTGATATCTTCTTTTATATCTTCGATAATATTAAGCTTATCACTCAAATTTGATATAATTAGCTGATAATTTTTTTCTCGTTCTTCTTGCTTGAGATCTCTTTTTTCTTGATTCTTTAGTATGTAAAATGTTAATGAAACAGATATTAAAGTCCATATTCCCTGTGTAGCCGCTAATTCTATTAATTTTTCACTTATATTAATCATCTCCTTTGTTTGTTATTTCACTTTTTACTATTTCTAAAGTTTTTTACTTTTTTGATTAATAGCTTGTTTTGAAACATTAAATAATCTTGCAAGTTCTGAAACTTTATGGTTATACAAATATAAACCAAATAGAATTATTTTTGTATTGTTGTTAGTCCGTTTCCCTTAGATTTAAAATCCCCAACCTCCTTATGTATAAAAAACAAAATAAATATAAAATTTGTAAACAGATATTACAAAACACCTTAAATTTTATTATTAGTAAAGAGCTATTTAGTACCATAAAAGCGTAAGTGTAGAGCATATCATTAGTGCCTTAACATTTTATTGTTCAAATAATAAAATATTTGAGCTTTAGCTAAGGAAGAAGTATCTCATCCTAAGATTTAAATTGATGAAAGATTTATTTGAAGATAAGAAGATAAGTGAATTAGTAAAAAATGATAAAGTAATTATCAAGTCCGATGAATCAAAACAAATATAACTAATAAAACAAAATCCTAAATGCAGCAAGGTAGAGCTAGAAGTAAGAGGATTAATTTACAGAAAATCTATGTCCAATTATCGATACCTATGGTTTGAAAATGCTACTCCACCATGGTTTATAAAAAGGTCCCCATAACTAGTACCTATAAATAACTAAAGATATTGCTTACTGAAAAAGAATAAATTATATATAAATATAGCTTATATAATAAATATAAAATATTTCCAATGATACATATAAATCGCAAGATTGATTGCAGAGATGCACCTCTTTTGCAGAGAGCAATAAATATAATTTAAATTAATATATATAACAATTCTTAATTTGACAAATATAGGAAATTGTTATATATTGATTAGTAGTGTAGTTTTGGGGAAAACGTAAAAGAATTATACATAAAGACAAGCAAATTGAAAATTTACAGGAAGAAAATAAAAGGCTTGTTTCTGCTTTAGATAATACAACTTTATCATTTCAAGCTAGTCAAACCTTACATGCAAAAGATATACAAATGTTATCAAGTAATGATACTCATCAAAACGATAATAATAAACAACAAAAGGAGCAACCAAAAAAAGCAACCAAAAAAGTATATTTAACATCTTTAAAAAATGAGATTACCTTATAAGTACCACAATAGGATCCTTAATTTAAAATAAGAATAATTACAGATAAAAATATAGCATGTTAGAGAAAGATATTTTTAAATAAAAAGGGGTTAAAAATGAATAAAAAAATATTTTTATGTTTAGTATTATTAATAATTGTGAGTATAAGTCTTGTTGTTTGCTGTAGTTGCAATAATATGGACAAATCTAAAACGGTAGCAGTATGGCACGATACTAATTTTGAAGCTATGATAAGATATTATCTAAACAACTTTGATAAAGATATCTATATTGAAGATTTAGATGAAATTACTGAATTCGACATAAATTGTGGTGAAATAAAAACAAATATAAAAGAATATAAACTATCAGATGAAGATAGAAAGAAAATAGGTGATGTTTCATCTATGAGAGATTTTGATAATTTTAATAATTTAGAAAAAATAACTTTTGATTTTTCTAATGTAGATTCACTATATGTTTATAAAAATAGTTCAAATATAAAATCTATGAGTTTATATGGATGCCCATTGGATAATTTACAAAATATAGAAAAGTACTCAAATGTAACACATCTTTCTTTATATAACATATTCATAGAAGACTTAAGTCCATTAAACAATTTATCGAATCTTGAAAGTTTAATTATTTGTGAAATTGGACCGCCAGCAGATAATATTAGATCATGTGATATGTCAAACATAGATATGAATGTATTATCCAATCTGAAAAATTTAGAAAATTTGAGCATAGAATATAGTAATATAGATAACATATCACTTCTTAACCAATTTAAAAATTTAAGGAAATTACGTTTAGAATATTGCAATATAGATTATAACCAATTATATGAAATAACACGCAGTGAAAATAATGAATTGGAACAGATAGAATTAAAGGTTTTAAACAAACTTGATAAAAAAGAAATAATTGATATATCTAAATTTAAAAATTTAGATAGTGTCAAATCATTTTATATTAATGGAGATTTTGAAAATATAGAATATTTAAAAAATGTAGAAGATTTACATATACGTTATAGCACTATAAATGAAGATGAGTGCTTTGATAAGTTACAAAACTTAAAAAAATTAAGATTAAATGAGTGCATAATAAAAGACGATAAGATATTAGAAAATTTAATAAACTTAGAAACTTTGAACATTAAGTTAACAGACATAACTGATTTAAGTAGTTTGAAAAATAGCCTAAAATTAAAAGAAATAATTATCAAAAGCTCGAATTTGTATGATATATCATGTTTAAAAGAATTAAAAAACTTAGAAGAATTAATTTTATATAATAATAACATTACTAATATAGATGTGATTTCTGATTTGCCTAATTTAAAGCGTATAGCTGTTTCTGGTAATCCAATTGAAGATTATACAGTTCTTGATAAATTAGAAGAAAATGAAAATATAACAATCTATAAATAAAACGTTATAAAAATTAACTTAACATAGATAAATAGGAATTTAAATAAAAAATGTAAAAAGTACAAGCGTGGTAAGTATGACTACAAAATCTTACCACGCTTAAACAACAAGTTAATATTTTTACATTATTTCTTCTTTTATAGGAGGAATAGGGTTTGTAGGAAGAGTAATATCTCCTAATCCAGGATGATCAGGGTTAATGATATCTGTATTTTTATCATCATTATAGGCTTTTTCTATTATATCTAATTCTGATTTGTTTTGCGCAGTAAACTTAAACCCTCTATAATTTTCACATTTATTTTTTATACCGGAATCTTTTAACGTAAATATTTTACCAGTAGGACATGTTGAACTTCTTATCATGTTTCCTATTATTTCAGGATCTGGTCTTTTGTAAGTTTTTCCATCATCCAAGATTACTCCTTCCCAAATATTTGTTGAATCTAACACATAGATATCTTCATTTGTACTTGCATTATTTACATATTTAAATGCTACGACATAATGTGTTCCGTATTCACCAGTCTCAACAATTATAATTGGTCTATCAGCATCAATTTCTTTTTTTATAATAGGCAACAAATTGTTAATGTTACTCTCATTAAAAGTTGTTGTACTGATAACACCACTTGGGCATTTTGACCATTTAGCATTATAGTCGACCAAATAAAGATCTACATCTTCACTCATAATATCTTTATTATCATTTTTAAGAACTTCCCATTCTATTAATTTTCGCTCTAAAGTATCATTATCATGAGCAGATTCACTATAATACTCAGCAACATTAGCTAAAGCACATGCACTACAACAATATTTATTAAATAATACACTATACTTATCATAAAATTTATTATGAGATCCAGGTATATACAAAGTTTTAGAATTATTCGAAGGTTCTTGTGGTTGTTCTGGCACCTCTTCTTCAGGTGGTAATGGTTGTGTATCACCTTCTTCTTTAACGGTAACATTAATAGTCTTTTGTTTATCATAGCTACCATAGTCAGTAGCTAACTCTGTATTTCTTGCACAAACTCTTATTTCATAATTTTCTTCTTCTAATGTTATATCTCTCTCACATTCACTTCCTGGATATGTAATCCAATTTTTTTCATTAATTCCTATTGCTATATGATGTGCATTATTACAACTTGCTATTATTTTTAAAACATCACCTTTATTAGCCATAATAGCAGTGTGTACATTTAATTCTAATTCACCTAAAGTAGGTATATCTATAACGTTTATTGTAAAAGTATCTTCACAATATTCACTACCCTCATCTGTAGCTGACTCTGTATTTCTTGCACAAACTCTTATACTATAATTCCCTGGTGTTTCAAAACAAATAGTTGTATTAAAATTTTCACCAGTTGAATGTCTCCAATCTACTCCATTAATTCCAATAGATATGTGATGTGCATTAGAACAGCTTCCACTTATAGTTGCCGATTCACCTACAAACATTGTACTAGAAGGTTTTTTTGTATAACAAATGCTTCCTAATTTTTCTACACTACTCATATTAATATTCTCCTTATTTAATTAAATTTCAAAACATCAATCGATTAAATTGTTTTATATTATATAAAGACAACTTTACATGTAAATTTGTAAACTACTTTTTTAAATTATTTTTTATTTCTTTAATATCTTCTTGTATATCTTCAACAACATTAAGC contains these protein-coding regions:
- a CDS encoding C39 family peptidase, whose protein sequence is MAVSSGKVYFIKSYANLSKYLDIYGNNQVANGRNVITWTNVSTAMTQRWKLKNSNTNTKILSNYKPAFSLDHWIGSTNFGKCDMYEDKPINDSDQLITLAPYIESQNLYKIKLVSNSKLLTASTNNGDVMFWLAENSQTNQVWKFEEYVESPFNLLDASSTVTTNKYTKEYFSSTPGTIAITSKRVITPPSVVNNEKKISNMSLPFAQTSTEIKSVNFNYGSSCKAFAMAALLTFYSKKLISPHWFTQFGWVPPSCNNSYVTSAVTYGGLGAFKLVSLNTGKTTLAELKTKIDAGIPVLLRFEVSNSDTDQHWVVVYGYKNTGTSKSDFLVVDSANTTKSPTPNYGKYFNLDESSSWSFPGKSYTIEESYYMTAN
- a CDS encoding leucine-rich repeat domain-containing protein; this translates as MNKKIFLCLVLLIIVSISLVVCCSCNNMDKSKTVAVWHDTNFEAMIRYYLNNFDKDIYIEDLDEITEFDINCGEIKTNIKEYKLSDEDRKKIGDVSSMRDFDNFNNLEKITFDFSNVDSLYVYKNSSNIKSMSLYGCPLDNLQNIEKYSNVTHLSLYNIFIEDLSPLNNLSNLESLIICEIGPPADNIRSCDMSNIDMNVLSNLKNLENLSIEYSNIDNISLLNQFKNLRKLRLEYCNIDYNQLYEITRSENNELEQIELKVLNKLDKKEIIDISKFKNLDSVKSFYINGDFENIEYLKNVEDLHIRYSTINEDECFDKLQNLKKLRLNECIIKDDKILENLINLETLNIKLTDITDLSSLKNSLKLKEIIIKSSNLYDISCLKELKNLEELILYNNNITNIDVISDLPNLKRIAVSGNPIEDYTVLDKLEENENITIYK
- a CDS encoding BhlA/UviB family holin-like peptide: MSEKLIELAATQGIWTLISVSLTFYILKNQEKRDLKQEEREKNYQLIISNLSDKLNIIEDIKEDITEIKKFIKK